The genomic DNA AACTGTACAACTGCGCACCCTGGACAGCGCAGAAATGCCTCGGTTGGTGGCGATCGTACAAACGGCCGAAAAGAGAGGGCTTCCACGAGTCGATTCGCCTATCGCTCTGGACGTGCGCTCTACGGGGGGTATGCCGTACCGCGACATCGTGGCTTCGGCGGTACAGGAGATGCAACAGGGTCGGTATCAGAAAGTCATCCTGTCCCGCGCTGTGGAAATTCCGTCCACGGTGGATATGGTGGCCAGCTACTACGCCGGGCGCAAATCCAATACGCCGGCCCGATCATTCCTCATGAAGGATGGCGAGTTCCAAGCCTATGGGTTCAGCCCTGAAATCGTCGTGACCGTTGATGCTGAGCGCAACGTAACGACTCAGCCTTTGGCTGGAACCCGTGCATTGACAGGTGCGCCGGAGAAGGACCAGCAGTTGCGCAAGGAACTGGAGTCGGATGTGAAGGAGATCGCGGAGCATGCGGTTTCGGTGAAACTCGCCGTCCAGGAAATGCTGCAGGCATGCCGGGCCGAATCGGTCGTCGTGGACGAGTTCATGACCGTCCAGGAGCGCGGCAGCGTGCAGCACCTGGCGTCGCATGTGAGGGGCGTTCTGGCCCCTGGTGCCAGCGCATGGACTGCATTCGAGAAGCTGTTCCCCGCTGTCACGGCATCCGGTATCCCGAAGAGGGAGGCTTTGGAAAGCATCAACAGGCATGAGGGCCGCGCGCGAGGGCTTTACAGTGGATGTGTGCTGATCGCCGACAGCGACGGCTCGCTGGATGCGGCCCTGGTGCTTCGTTCGGCGTATCGAGGTGCAGGCCGTGCCTGGCTGCAGGCCGGTGCAGGGCTGGTGCCGCATTCGACGCCAGAGCGCGAGTGGGAGGAAACCTGCGAGAAGCTGACATCCGTCGGACCCTACCTGATTTCCTCTGAGGAGCATTGAGACATTGCTCCCGCATTCCCTTGTCCCGACGGCCGCATGACGGCGTGGATTCCCGGACTGGCCGACCTTCTGGAATTGTCGCCTGACATCCGATTGTCCGGGCTGGCGCTGCCAACTGGTCGGACGTCGATGAATTTACTCGGGCATGCCTCGGCCAGTTGGCCGGGGCTGCCCATGGTGTCGGGCATGAGTCACAAGCGGCGAACAGAATTCCTTGCAGGGCGGCTTTGCGCCCTCCATTCGTTATGGGAGATGGGGGTCGATGCCGAATTTCCATTGCCCGCGCAAGATCGGATTCCCATCTGGCCCCCTGGAATCCTGGGCAGCATCAGTCATTGCGCGTCAATGGCCGTCGCCATGGCGGCGCCGGCCTCCAGATTTCATGGCTTGGGCATCGACGTTGAGACGTTGATCGATGCCGAGGTCGCGCAGGACATACGGCGCAGCGTCAGCCGTGATTGCGAACTGGATTGCCTGGAGCGAAACATTCCCTGCCGCGCTCGATCTTTGACGCTTCTGTTTTCCGCCAAAGAGGCTCTCTACAAGGCGCTGTATCCATTGTCGCGCCAATACAAAGACTTCCATGCCGCGGAAATCATTTCCTACCAAACCAAGGCCCTCGTACTGCGATTGACGGAGGACTGGTGCGGATCGTGGCGAGGTGGAGCCTGCGTGGAGGTGCGATATGCATGGTTGGACCGTGAGGTGCTGACGGCAGTCTGCATACCGCGCGTATCACCCATTCACTCACGCAGCGCCGTTGCAGCAGTCGCGGAGCCTAAATTTTGAAGTTGCAAAGATCAATCGGAACTTTACCCACATGGAGCTACGACACCTTAAGTGCTTTCTTGCCTTGGCCGAAGAATTACATTTCACCCGTGCAGCCGAACGTCTGCATATCGAGCAACCGCCGCTGTCGAGAACAATCAAGGAGCTGGAAGATGATCTGGGCGTGACCCTTTTTGATCGTGATCGTCGTGGAACTCAGCTGACACCAGCCGGTGCGGCGTTTTTGCAGGATGTCCGCCGGTTGTTTACCGTTCTGGAACATGCGCAGGAGAACGCCAGGACCATCGCAGCAGGCCTGAAGGGGTGTCTGCGCATCGCGGTTTCCGACGGTTCGGTAGATCGCCGGCTGTCTTCTTTCCTGGCTTGTTGCCGAGAGGAAGAGCCCGAGATCGAGGTGCGTCTGTCCGAAGTTCCCTTGGCAGAGCAAATTCGCGGCCTGCGTTCCGGTGACTTCATGGCCGGATTTGCGCACACGGCTGATGTGGGAGAAGGCATCGTCGCCGAGCCGATTTGGCACGATCCCTTGCTGGTTGCCGTGCCTGCCCGCCACGAGCTACTGGAACATAAGGCAATACCGCTGCACAAGCTCGCGGACCACCCGCTGATCCTGTGCGATCCTCACGTATGTGAGGGATACTGGCGAGAACTGATGCGTTTGCTGCGGCCACTGCAACGTGAGCCACGCATTGTCGAACGTGCTTCGTCCCTCGACATGCTGCTAACGCTGGTGGGGGCTGGCTACGGGATAGGGTTCACCACCGCCGCGAGAATTGCGTCCAGTCACCATCTGGATGTCATTGCCCGGCCCTTGGCCGTGGAGTCAACCGTCATTACCACCTATGTGCTGCGTCCGAGCGACATCGCCTTGGCGCCACCACTGGAA from Achromobacter xylosoxidans includes the following:
- a CDS encoding 4'-phosphopantetheinyl transferase — its product is MTAWIPGLADLLELSPDIRLSGLALPTGRTSMNLLGHASASWPGLPMVSGMSHKRRTEFLAGRLCALHSLWEMGVDAEFPLPAQDRIPIWPPGILGSISHCASMAVAMAAPASRFHGLGIDVETLIDAEVAQDIRRSVSRDCELDCLERNIPCRARSLTLLFSAKEALYKALYPLSRQYKDFHAAEIISYQTKALVLRLTEDWCGSWRGGACVEVRYAWLDREVLTAVCIPRVSPIHSRSAVAAVAEPKF
- a CDS encoding LysR family transcriptional regulator — protein: MELRHLKCFLALAEELHFTRAAERLHIEQPPLSRTIKELEDDLGVTLFDRDRRGTQLTPAGAAFLQDVRRLFTVLEHAQENARTIAAGLKGCLRIAVSDGSVDRRLSSFLACCREEEPEIEVRLSEVPLAEQIRGLRSGDFMAGFAHTADVGEGIVAEPIWHDPLLVAVPARHELLEHKAIPLHKLADHPLILCDPHVCEGYWRELMRLLRPLQREPRIVERASSLDMLLTLVGAGYGIGFTTAARIASSHHLDVIARPLAVESTVITTYVLRPSDIALAPPLERFIARLHAQAQG